In Victivallis lenta, one DNA window encodes the following:
- a CDS encoding beta-galactosidase encodes MRKRYAVSVFLLLLACGGLPAAALIDESFRTLEALENICEERTVIMPGESGLILGGPGSKGEKAGIRLASPAPFAGFTLKLGNFHWSHNAPQGGHPTEILLLNSLKQGYVVALRSGELTFFRQDAPGQRTELGRCGGLWAAGTGFTVPREFTVSRTENGRWNLGFSGIDRTLAAEDNRYRNLNSVSLTYGVYIHGYSANLGSVLLYREEKTGREHGGGVAFFDPWGGSAASGPVACAAEALRKAGLRVRLISGGGERPAFDAAGCLIVPGAALADRDLEAVLDYLRSGGRLLIWGEIDWELGSPAGRRFCERILGTVRAPRSRQCSPLALTPAGEQYPGLRALDGFAPGSLALLPLDNSIEKQTLLPQVETVNLAEAVYDGRNWVQQPDRFRGTPLQLSIHRGGEFAGSRVLYAALPLKPESADFAPVMKALLECLDRPAGPYAEEGPRSAGLNRRNFFRYPGAVMGALCFANFRYLGDPVFDEDLDLAEMQVVCYCIPWLVEPRDGEIVDWERLDEIVAGVGRKGKKLMLDPYPSNFNWKAFRWVPDDAVYQPEFERKYLDAMRRIALRYKENPVLVAMWCTPHTHSADFAVYRTPENHRLWTDYLRTVKKLSLPELNRRYGLSLKSFDEVPFPEEDAQLPYNIGPLWSDYVDFHVYSYQNFLRRTIRTIRDVIPELPLTIRSAFMDPALSMAVAAEFPDVATHIECLETSINTEGFYRSYALGFGIPITGENGWPKASPAATRMALADFLLGNYAALTYSFDGIRWARASFPEFREVALVRREMAGARYPQPQLGLLLPDSTLYSSRPANFFSIEKLPSLEFTLEQMTCPFVGVSSELPRLDKIRVLLDTGTNRVFSPQLKRELAAFLRRGGVFVGFPESGKYTRDGSAGFLESLKLPAEPGEYAVGSGKVILLPGVKEQSCDSLRKLFRRLGLKSPVAIDVPVCNALFEKGDTRYLVLFDKRRELVGSFFRESTHDAETAKLPALELTVAPEFEFSEVRDAVTNVPYPVRDGRIRVKLPPARFLVLRFE; translated from the coding sequence ATGAGAAAGCGTTATGCGGTTTCCGTCTTTCTGCTGCTGCTCGCCTGCGGCGGATTGCCTGCGGCGGCTCTGATCGACGAATCCTTCCGGACGCTGGAGGCGCTGGAAAACATCTGCGAGGAGCGGACGGTCATCATGCCGGGGGAGTCCGGGCTGATTCTCGGCGGACCCGGTTCGAAAGGCGAAAAGGCCGGCATCCGGCTTGCGAGCCCGGCGCCGTTCGCCGGTTTCACGCTGAAGCTCGGTAATTTCCACTGGAGCCACAACGCCCCGCAAGGCGGCCACCCGACGGAGATTCTGCTGCTCAATTCGTTGAAGCAGGGGTACGTCGTCGCTCTGCGTTCCGGTGAACTGACGTTTTTCCGGCAGGATGCTCCGGGGCAGAGGACTGAACTGGGGCGGTGCGGCGGATTGTGGGCCGCCGGCACGGGCTTCACGGTTCCGCGCGAGTTTACGGTGTCGAGAACGGAGAACGGAAGGTGGAACCTCGGATTTTCCGGCATCGATCGGACGCTGGCGGCCGAAGACAACCGGTACCGGAATTTGAACAGCGTCTCCCTCACTTACGGAGTTTATATTCACGGTTATTCCGCCAATCTCGGTTCCGTGCTGCTGTACCGCGAAGAGAAGACCGGCCGGGAACATGGAGGCGGAGTCGCGTTCTTCGACCCGTGGGGCGGTTCCGCCGCCTCCGGTCCCGTCGCGTGTGCGGCGGAGGCCCTGCGGAAGGCCGGGCTCCGGGTCCGGCTGATTTCCGGCGGCGGGGAACGCCCGGCATTCGATGCCGCCGGCTGTCTGATCGTTCCCGGCGCCGCACTGGCGGACCGGGATCTTGAGGCCGTTCTCGACTATCTGCGTTCCGGCGGCAGGCTGCTGATCTGGGGCGAAATCGACTGGGAGCTCGGTTCACCCGCCGGACGCCGCTTCTGCGAACGGATTCTCGGCACCGTCCGGGCGCCGCGCTCCCGGCAGTGTTCGCCGCTGGCCCTGACGCCGGCGGGGGAACAGTATCCGGGGTTGCGGGCGCTCGACGGCTTCGCTCCCGGCAGCCTCGCACTGCTGCCGCTCGACAACTCCATCGAGAAGCAGACGCTGCTGCCGCAGGTCGAAACGGTCAATCTGGCCGAGGCGGTCTACGACGGCCGCAACTGGGTTCAGCAGCCCGACCGTTTCCGGGGGACGCCGCTTCAGCTCTCGATCCATCGCGGCGGAGAGTTCGCCGGCAGCCGCGTTCTCTATGCCGCATTGCCGCTGAAGCCGGAGAGCGCCGATTTCGCCCCGGTCATGAAGGCGCTGCTCGAATGCCTCGACCGCCCGGCCGGACCGTATGCGGAGGAGGGGCCGAGATCGGCCGGTCTCAACCGCCGCAACTTCTTCCGTTACCCCGGCGCGGTCATGGGGGCGCTCTGTTTTGCGAATTTCCGCTACCTCGGCGACCCGGTTTTCGACGAGGATCTCGATCTGGCCGAAATGCAGGTGGTCTGCTACTGCATCCCGTGGCTGGTCGAACCGCGGGACGGCGAGATCGTCGACTGGGAGCGGCTCGACGAAATCGTCGCCGGAGTCGGCCGCAAGGGGAAGAAGCTGATGCTCGACCCCTATCCGAGCAACTTCAACTGGAAGGCGTTCCGCTGGGTGCCGGACGATGCGGTGTATCAGCCTGAATTCGAACGGAAATACCTCGACGCCATGCGCCGGATCGCCCTCCGTTACAAAGAGAACCCTGTGCTGGTCGCGATGTGGTGCACGCCTCATACGCACTCCGCCGACTTCGCGGTTTACCGCACGCCGGAGAATCATCGGCTCTGGACGGATTACCTGCGTACCGTCAAAAAACTGTCGCTGCCGGAGCTGAACCGGCGCTACGGACTTTCTCTGAAGAGCTTTGACGAGGTCCCGTTTCCCGAGGAGGATGCGCAGCTGCCGTATAACATCGGCCCGCTCTGGAGCGACTATGTCGATTTTCACGTCTATTCCTATCAGAATTTTCTGCGGCGGACGATCCGGACGATCCGCGACGTCATCCCCGAACTGCCGCTGACCATTCGTTCCGCGTTCATGGACCCGGCGCTGTCGATGGCCGTCGCGGCGGAGTTTCCGGATGTCGCCACCCATATCGAATGCCTCGAAACCAGCATCAACACCGAGGGGTTCTACCGCTCCTATGCGCTCGGTTTCGGCATTCCGATCACCGGGGAGAACGGCTGGCCGAAGGCTTCGCCGGCCGCGACCCGCATGGCGCTGGCCGATTTTCTTCTGGGCAACTACGCCGCGCTGACCTATTCGTTCGACGGAATCCGCTGGGCCCGCGCGAGCTTTCCCGAATTCCGGGAAGTTGCGCTCGTCAGGCGGGAGATGGCCGGCGCCCGTTATCCGCAGCCGCAACTCGGCCTGCTGCTGCCGGATTCGACGCTGTACAGCAGCCGCCCCGCCAATTTCTTCAGCATCGAAAAACTTCCTTCGCTTGAATTCACCCTGGAACAGATGACCTGTCCCTTTGTCGGAGTCTCTTCGGAACTTCCGCGCCTTGACAAAATCAGGGTGCTGCTCGATACCGGCACGAACCGCGTGTTTTCCCCGCAGCTCAAACGGGAGCTGGCCGCCTTTCTGCGGCGCGGCGGCGTATTCGTCGGTTTTCCGGAAAGCGGGAAATACACCCGGGATGGCTCCGCGGGATTTCTCGAAAGCCTGAAACTGCCCGCCGAGCCGGGCGAGTATGCCGTCGGTTCCGGCAAGGTGATTCTGCTCCCCGGCGTGAAGGAGCAGAGCTGCGATTCGCTGCGGAAACTGTTCCGCCGCCTCGGGCTGAAGTCTCCGGTCGCCATCGACGTTCCGGTCTGTAACGCCCTGTTCGAGAAAGGCGATACGCGCTATCTGGTGCTCTTCGACAAACGGCGCGAGCTGGTCGGCTCCTTCTTCCGGGAATCCACCCACGACGCCGAAACGGCGAAGCTGCCCGCTCTGGAACTGACCGTTGCGCCGGAATTCGAATTCAGCGAAGTTCGTGATGCTGTGACCAATGTGCCGTATCCGGTCCGGGACGGCCGCATCCGGGTCAAGCTGCCGCCGGCCCGTTTTCTCGTGCTGCGTTTCGAGTGA
- a CDS encoding type II secretion system protein: MTQDSFVLIHIIAILAAMLLPALNKARTRARMTTDLNQLRQLGTAVLFYANDNHDCLMTMNPAWPKGAGQTSDIFGGVEETRDGVTKRRWYWNFDPYIEAKRLSFCPLQNFPFNADKHYPTYVTYGSRLDGRRITSPQLEEPILFCMARSTWGSGEWRGRYACHMTDGSGRPEGQHQWVLRGDVRWVSRRDTRYLGDR; encoded by the coding sequence ATGACTCAAGATTCATTTGTTCTAATACACATCATCGCAATTCTGGCGGCAATGCTGCTGCCGGCCCTGAACAAAGCGCGGACCCGTGCCAGGATGACCACCGATCTGAACCAGCTCCGGCAGCTCGGCACGGCGGTGCTTTTCTACGCCAATGACAATCACGATTGTTTGATGACCATGAATCCCGCCTGGCCGAAGGGGGCCGGCCAGACCAGCGACATCTTTGGTGGTGTCGAGGAAACTCGAGACGGCGTCACCAAAAGACGCTGGTATTGGAATTTCGATCCTTATATTGAGGCGAAAAGGCTCTCGTTCTGTCCATTGCAGAATTTCCCTTTCAATGCTGATAAACATTATCCGACTTATGTCACCTACGGTTCCCGCCTCGACGGCCGGCGCATCACGAGTCCTCAGTTGGAGGAACCCATTCTTTTCTGCATGGCCCGCTCCACCTGGGGCAGCGGCGAGTGGCGTGGCCGTTACGCCTGCCACATGACCGACGGCAGCGGACGCCCGGAGGGGCAGCATCAATGGGTGCTCCGGGGCGATGTCCGCTGGGTGTCCCGTCGTGATACCCGGTATCTCGGCGACCGTTGA
- a CDS encoding tyrosine-type recombinase/integrase has product MKQKRRARGTGRVYKENGVYLLQYTTKDHKRKAMILRDESGAKITEERRAEAAARDFLERQKQLRDIETREEYLEEKAKLKKLKARLTITLDDAFELAQQKPHSRSASEQVLRVSQRYWIDFVSFLKDNYQLKTLDEVERAHAEAYISHIRKNGRWNRTISYNKKRCPQRKKFKDYEFGGNLSATTLNRYQMTCKAVFTFLLPDLGYSLEENPFYFIKPLKLAPAEREIFSEEELELIFKNPSPLMRGLFTIGITCGLRLGDVATLRWQEIEGYSPNLCEPDFYHHEINRITRKTKTEVHIPIERELADYLREQYEVSGQGEYILPEAAKMYLEHQNVLNCRILSYLHSLGIQTQRSIPGRTRKQSVKDFHSLRHCFCYYAGMRGVPLPVVQSIVGHLTASMTRHYQSHADKKARMQGLALMRGLTTGGNDSFGTSNGIGTGNILRQRLLEYIHTASDMEILKLNVLIAQIADSAKTPQLQEPKLLETVVNE; this is encoded by the coding sequence ATGAAGCAGAAACGACGCGCACGAGGAACGGGACGGGTATATAAAGAAAATGGAGTCTACTTACTCCAGTATACGACGAAGGATCACAAACGCAAGGCAATGATCCTGCGGGATGAAAGCGGTGCGAAAATCACGGAGGAACGGCGTGCGGAAGCCGCCGCCCGTGATTTCTTGGAACGGCAGAAACAACTTCGGGATATCGAAACCCGAGAAGAGTATCTGGAAGAAAAAGCTAAGCTGAAAAAGCTGAAAGCCCGTTTGACGATCACTCTGGATGATGCGTTCGAGCTGGCCCAGCAGAAACCGCACAGTCGCTCCGCTTCGGAACAGGTCTTACGAGTATCTCAACGCTATTGGATCGACTTTGTATCTTTTTTGAAAGACAACTATCAGTTGAAAACACTGGACGAAGTGGAACGCGCACACGCGGAGGCGTATATTTCCCATATCCGGAAGAACGGGCGCTGGAATCGGACAATCAGTTATAACAAGAAACGCTGTCCGCAACGGAAGAAGTTCAAAGATTATGAGTTCGGCGGAAACTTGAGCGCCACCACTTTGAACCGTTACCAGATGACTTGCAAAGCGGTTTTTACATTTCTGCTTCCGGATCTGGGATATTCGTTGGAAGAAAATCCATTCTACTTCATCAAACCACTGAAACTGGCCCCGGCGGAACGAGAAATTTTCTCAGAAGAGGAACTGGAACTGATTTTCAAAAATCCCTCGCCGCTGATGCGGGGCCTGTTCACGATCGGTATCACCTGCGGTCTGAGGCTTGGAGATGTCGCCACACTCCGCTGGCAGGAAATCGAAGGGTATTCCCCCAACCTGTGTGAGCCGGATTTCTATCATCATGAGATCAATCGGATCACTCGCAAAACCAAAACAGAAGTTCATATTCCGATTGAACGGGAACTTGCCGACTATCTGCGGGAACAATATGAAGTTTCCGGTCAGGGAGAATATATCCTGCCGGAAGCCGCGAAGATGTATCTGGAACACCAAAATGTATTGAATTGCAGGATTCTCAGTTATCTCCATTCTTTAGGCATCCAGACACAACGTTCAATTCCGGGACGAACCCGGAAACAGAGCGTGAAGGATTTTCATTCACTTCGGCATTGCTTCTGTTATTATGCCGGGATGCGTGGGGTTCCACTTCCAGTGGTACAGAGTATCGTCGGACACCTGACCGCCAGCATGACGCGACATTACCAGAGTCATGCGGACAAAAAGGCCAGAATGCAGGGGCTTGCCTTAATGAGAGGATTGACGACCGGAGGAAACGACTCTTTTGGAACTTCAAACGGAATTGGAACCGGGAATATCCTGCGTCAACGGCTGCTGGAATATATTCATACGGCTTCAGACATGGAAATCCTGAAACTGAATGTGCTGATCGCTCAGATCGCGGACTCAGCCAAGACTCCACAGCTGCAGGAGCCAAAATTGCTTGAAACCGTTGTGAATGAGTAG
- a CDS encoding type II toxin-antitoxin system RelE/ParE family toxin — protein sequence MINGFKDKETEKIYDGKRSAKLPGDIQEAARRKLKMLHNAVDVLDLRSPPGNRLEALEGRPGFFSIRINVQWRITFRWNDGAEEVKIEDYH from the coding sequence ATGATAAATGGATTCAAAGACAAAGAAACAGAGAAAATATACGACGGCAAACGTTCAGCGAAGTTGCCCGGAGATATTCAAGAAGCGGCGCGTCGAAAACTGAAAATGCTGCATAATGCTGTCGATGTGCTTGATTTAAGGAGTCCTCCGGGAAACCGTCTGGAAGCATTGGAGGGACGACCGGGATTTTTCAGCATACGAATCAATGTCCAATGGCGTATTACGTTCAGATGGAATGATGGTGCTGAAGAAGTAAAGATAGAAGATTATCATTAA
- a CDS encoding HigA family addiction module antitoxin, producing the protein MANEEKYLKPVHPGEVLNMEYLQPLKLSQNKLARDIGVPPRRINQIVHGKRAITADTAMRLSRYFGTSAQFWLGLQADYELDLLVYSERTGGKSKFDFIKAFRPAAALV; encoded by the coding sequence ATGGCAAACGAAGAAAAATACTTGAAGCCGGTACATCCCGGCGAAGTCTTGAATATGGAATATCTGCAACCACTGAAGTTGTCGCAAAACAAGCTGGCGCGCGATATTGGCGTACCGCCTCGTCGGATCAATCAGATTGTGCACGGCAAACGGGCGATTACAGCAGATACAGCCATGAGACTAAGTCGCTATTTCGGTACGTCAGCGCAATTCTGGCTGGGGCTCCAAGCGGACTATGAACTTGATTTACTTGTTTACTCCGAACGTACCGGAGGCAAAAGCAAGTTCGATTTTATCAAGGCTTTTCGTCCCGCTGCGGCTCTAGTATAG
- a CDS encoding helix-turn-helix domain-containing protein, which produces MKALIPIPQAAMMAAATLLQQYIPDLTPQRLETLLTENRNEGNIPELSRKLTRSECAQILGVSINSVNRYIKNGRLKAVHISPRLLRIDPESVKDLLTNGIPEDEVIIPKCCRKAGDQ; this is translated from the coding sequence ATGAAAGCACTCATTCCGATCCCCCAAGCGGCCATGATGGCCGCAGCCACTCTGTTGCAGCAGTATATTCCCGACCTGACACCGCAACGCCTGGAAACCTTGCTCACGGAAAACCGCAACGAAGGAAATATCCCCGAACTCAGCCGGAAGCTCACCCGCAGCGAATGCGCGCAAATTCTTGGCGTATCGATCAACTCCGTGAACCGTTACATCAAGAACGGCCGCTTGAAAGCGGTCCATATCAGCCCGCGCCTGCTCCGAATCGATCCGGAGAGCGTCAAAGACCTGCTGACGAACGGCATCCCGGAGGATGAGGTCATCATTCCGAAGTGTTGCAGGAAGGCAGGTGACCAATGA
- a CDS encoding sodium:solute symporter family protein, whose product MRAAPLDWGIIILFLGIIIGITWYAKRYMRSTADFLAANRLAGRYLLTVSSSFAGAITLVAVWEMTYSTGLPPQWWAKMSAPVSLVISLTGFAIYRFRQTRALTLAQFLEARYSRNFRLFAGTLCWFSGILNYGIFPAITARVIIYFLGLPTEFILGGLAIQTFPAVMLAYLSIAVFVVCSGGMISIMVTDFLQGAALMLIFVVVTLFLLGRFSWGDIFAGLEVTPASGMSLINPFAGSATGEFSIWFFLIGIFGNVYGIKSWQGGSGYGAAARTPHEAVMANVIGQWRGLASNMCLLIVPLIAYSVFHLDKFAALAAPIQESINHITDPQIRFQMTVPLFLSHILPTGLFGLFAALVICCAISNDDTYIHSWGTILVQDVITPLRRRPFEPKTHLLLLRLSSVGVAIFGFSFSMLFPLKDYILMYFAITGAIYLGGAGAVILGGLYWKYGSTAGAWTAMLIGTMFGLGGIVLQQSWPHFFGGEKFPVNSQWIYFLTMLLAIAGYVLVSLLGKRRPFNMDQLLHRGKYALETEQTEADQPSENKKFSLAHLIGIGKGFTKFEKFIFYGTFCWTMLWYFIFVVGCVLSFFREIPGSWWRVYWYCYIMFSIVLGTVCTVWIFCGGMKNALELFRDLRTANVDEQDDGFIRESKNS is encoded by the coding sequence ATGAGGGCTGCCCCGCTCGATTGGGGAATTATTATTCTCTTCCTCGGCATCATCATCGGAATTACTTGGTATGCCAAGCGCTATATGCGTTCGACTGCCGATTTTCTTGCCGCCAACCGGCTAGCAGGGCGATATTTACTTACGGTCTCGTCTAGTTTCGCGGGAGCGATTACATTGGTAGCGGTATGGGAGATGACCTATTCCACCGGATTGCCGCCGCAGTGGTGGGCGAAGATGAGTGCTCCGGTCAGTCTGGTGATAAGTCTTACCGGGTTCGCAATTTACCGTTTCCGGCAAACCCGGGCGTTGACGCTAGCACAGTTTCTGGAGGCGCGTTATAGCCGGAACTTCCGGTTGTTTGCTGGGACACTTTGCTGGTTCTCCGGCATTCTCAACTATGGGATTTTCCCGGCGATCACAGCAAGAGTTATCATCTATTTTCTCGGACTGCCGACGGAGTTCATTCTAGGTGGCCTCGCGATCCAGACCTTTCCGGCGGTGATGTTGGCCTATCTCTCCATTGCAGTTTTCGTTGTCTGTTCCGGTGGAATGATCAGCATTATGGTGACCGATTTTCTGCAGGGCGCGGCGCTGATGCTCATTTTCGTAGTGGTAACGCTTTTTCTCCTCGGGCGGTTCAGCTGGGGAGACATTTTTGCTGGACTGGAAGTCACACCCGCTTCCGGAATGTCGCTCATCAATCCATTTGCCGGAAGCGCGACCGGAGAATTCAGCATCTGGTTCTTTCTGATCGGCATTTTCGGCAATGTCTACGGGATCAAATCCTGGCAGGGGGGCTCCGGGTATGGTGCCGCAGCGCGAACACCGCACGAAGCGGTCATGGCCAACGTGATCGGACAGTGGCGGGGATTGGCCAGTAACATGTGTCTGCTCATCGTTCCCCTGATCGCCTACAGCGTCTTTCACCTAGATAAATTCGCCGCGCTTGCTGCGCCGATTCAGGAGAGCATCAATCATATTACCGATCCCCAAATCCGCTTTCAGATGACGGTTCCCTTGTTCCTGTCGCACATACTGCCGACAGGATTATTCGGACTCTTTGCTGCATTGGTGATCTGTTGTGCGATCAGCAATGACGACACCTATATACATTCGTGGGGCACGATTTTGGTTCAGGATGTCATCACGCCTCTGCGAAGACGGCCTTTTGAGCCGAAAACACATCTTCTTCTTCTGCGGCTCAGTAGCGTCGGCGTCGCCATTTTCGGTTTCTCCTTCAGCATGTTGTTTCCACTCAAGGATTACATCCTGATGTACTTTGCCATTACCGGAGCGATTTATCTCGGTGGCGCGGGCGCGGTGATCTTAGGTGGACTTTATTGGAAGTACGGCAGTACCGCCGGAGCATGGACGGCGATGTTGATCGGTACTATGTTCGGACTCGGTGGAATCGTGCTTCAGCAATCTTGGCCTCATTTCTTCGGCGGGGAAAAATTTCCTGTCAACAGTCAGTGGATTTATTTTTTGACCATGCTTCTAGCCATCGCCGGTTATGTGTTGGTTTCTCTTCTGGGCAAAAGGAGGCCGTTCAACATGGACCAGCTCCTGCACCGGGGAAAATATGCACTTGAGACTGAGCAGACCGAAGCCGATCAGCCTAGCGAAAATAAGAAATTCTCCCTTGCGCATCTGATCGGGATCGGCAAAGGTTTCACGAAATTTGAGAAGTTCATCTTCTATGGCACCTTCTGCTGGACAATGCTCTGGTATTTCATCTTTGTCGTAGGCTGCGTATTGAGCTTTTTCAGGGAGATTCCGGGATCTTGGTGGAGAGTTTACTGGTATTGCTACATCATGTTCAGCATAGTGCTTGGTACGGTGTGTACAGTCTGGATCTTCTGTGGAGGTATGAAAAACGCCTTGGAACTCTTCCGCGACCTGAGGACCGCCAACGTGGATGAACAAGATGATGGTTTTATCCGCGAATCAAAGAACTCATGA
- a CDS encoding glycosidase, which produces MILKLKRYEKNPILLPNGNRWENLNVSNAAAAVYDGKVYLLYRAEGEDMRTPEIKCPVTRLGLAVSENGFDIAERLDIPIFDRNTTDPWCEFGCEDPRISKIGDTYYIVYVTMSRFGYTGDRLAYATTKDFKTFTRHGLLMKQFEQRTSGFLPGKIGGRYFLFHRPMPNMWGSFSSDLVHWEDMSCILETKDGSWYENKLGIGAPPLETPYGWLLFWHGKDNSGKYSLGVMLLDRDDPRKIIKFQEEPILTPELDFERHGFVSNVVYTNGAVRFGDRYFIYYGCCDRCLAVGTLDVEEVAAWCREK; this is translated from the coding sequence ATGATCCTGAAACTCAAACGTTACGAAAAGAATCCCATCCTCCTCCCCAACGGAAATCGTTGGGAAAATCTCAATGTTTCCAACGCTGCGGCGGCGGTTTATGACGGAAAAGTCTATCTCCTTTACCGGGCCGAGGGTGAGGATATGCGCACTCCGGAGATCAAATGTCCTGTGACCCGACTCGGGCTTGCTGTTTCCGAAAACGGATTCGATATTGCCGAACGGTTGGATATTCCAATCTTCGACCGGAATACGACCGATCCCTGGTGTGAGTTCGGCTGTGAAGACCCTCGCATCAGCAAAATCGGTGATACCTACTATATCGTCTATGTTACCATGTCCCGCTTCGGCTACACCGGAGACCGGCTCGCCTATGCGACGACGAAGGATTTCAAAACCTTTACCCGTCACGGACTTTTGATGAAGCAGTTCGAACAGCGCACCAGCGGCTTTCTGCCTGGGAAGATCGGAGGACGCTATTTTCTCTTCCATCGACCGATGCCGAACATGTGGGGCTCCTTCAGCTCCGACCTCGTCCATTGGGAGGATATGAGCTGCATCTTGGAAACAAAAGATGGTTCCTGGTACGAAAATAAACTCGGAATCGGCGCACCGCCGCTGGAGACGCCATATGGGTGGCTCCTCTTCTGGCACGGCAAGGACAACAGCGGAAAGTATTCCCTCGGCGTGATGTTGCTTGACCGCGACGATCCGCGCAAAATCATCAAATTTCAGGAAGAGCCGATCCTGACGCCGGAGCTCGATTTCGAGCGGCACGGATTCGTCTCCAATGTGGTCTATACCAACGGGGCAGTTCGTTTCGGTGACCGCTATTTTATTTATTACGGCTGTTGCGACCGCTGTCTCGCCGTCGGTACTTTGGATGTAGAGGAGGTGGCCGCATGGTGTCGCGAGAAATAA